Proteins from one Homalodisca vitripennis isolate AUS2020 chromosome 3, UT_GWSS_2.1, whole genome shotgun sequence genomic window:
- the LOC124356815 gene encoding anaphase-promoting complex subunit 11-like isoform X4: protein MKVTIKRWTGVATWRWIANDDTCGICRLAFDGCCPDCKLPGDDCPLVWGRCSHCFHIHCIMKWLNSQQVHHQCPMCRQEWKFKE, encoded by the exons ATGAAAGTTActataaaaa GGTGGACTGGAGTGGCCACATGGCGCTGGATCGCAAATGATGATACATGTGGAATTTGTAGATTGGCATTTGATGGATGTTGTCCTGATTGTAAACTCCCTGGAGATGATTGTCCTCTAG TTTGGGGCCGGTGCTCCCACTGTTTCCACATCCACTGTATAATGAAGTGGCTCAACTCTCAGCAAGTACATCATCAGTGCCCTATGTGCCGCCAAGAGTGGAAGTTTAAGGAGTAA